From the genome of Cyanobacterium sp. T60_A2020_053, one region includes:
- the cysS gene encoding cysteine--tRNA ligase translates to MTHRSNITLYNTLTRQLEDFITLTPQEVKMYCCGITVYDYCHLGHGRTCIIWDVVRRYLQWRGYSVTYIQNFTDIDDKILNRAKRENTTMEAVSERFIQAYFEDMQQLNVQPADAYPRATHALDGIKNLIWELEQKGYAYATAGDVYYEVAKFASYGKLSGRKLDELQAGASGRVNQSEAVKKNPFDFALWKSAKPDEPSFESKWGEGRPGWHIECSAMVRDMLGETIDIHAGGNDLVFPHHENEIAQSEAVTGKPLANYWLHNGMVKVAGEKMSKSLGNFITIRELLAKYDPMAVRLFILQANYRKPIDFTEDAMASATNGWHTLLEGLTFADKYGKALNWTQKDEHSIIKSVQGAFCQEVDQDFNFASGLAILFDLAKELRREGNILTHEGQTTLSSQELGDKWHTLVTLAGVLGLEGRALDQSSSTDDITDNEIETLVQQRLEARKAKNYAEGDRIRDLLKEQGITLIDAPGGVTKWHR, encoded by the coding sequence ATGACTCACCGTAGTAATATAACCCTTTACAATACTTTAACTCGACAATTAGAAGACTTTATCACCCTGACACCTCAAGAAGTCAAAATGTATTGCTGTGGTATTACTGTGTATGATTATTGTCACTTAGGTCATGGGAGAACTTGTATTATATGGGATGTAGTAAGGCGTTACTTACAATGGCGCGGTTATTCTGTAACTTATATTCAGAATTTTACGGATATTGATGATAAGATTCTCAATCGTGCTAAACGGGAAAATACCACCATGGAAGCAGTATCAGAGCGTTTTATTCAAGCCTATTTTGAGGATATGCAACAGCTAAATGTACAACCAGCTGACGCTTATCCCCGTGCTACCCATGCCCTTGACGGTATCAAAAACTTGATCTGGGAATTGGAACAAAAAGGTTATGCTTATGCTACGGCAGGGGATGTTTACTATGAAGTAGCCAAGTTTGCATCTTATGGTAAGTTATCAGGGCGTAAATTAGATGAATTACAAGCCGGTGCTAGTGGTAGGGTAAATCAATCGGAAGCAGTGAAAAAAAATCCCTTTGATTTTGCCCTGTGGAAGTCAGCTAAGCCTGATGAGCCTAGTTTTGAGTCAAAATGGGGTGAAGGGCGCCCGGGTTGGCATATTGAATGCTCTGCCATGGTCAGAGATATGTTGGGGGAAACCATTGATATTCACGCGGGAGGCAATGATTTAGTTTTTCCTCACCACGAAAATGAAATCGCCCAATCGGAAGCGGTTACGGGTAAACCTCTTGCTAATTATTGGTTACATAATGGCATGGTGAAGGTGGCAGGGGAAAAAATGTCAAAATCTCTCGGTAATTTTATTACTATTCGGGAATTATTGGCAAAATATGACCCCATGGCAGTGCGTTTGTTTATTCTTCAGGCTAATTATCGTAAACCCATTGATTTTACTGAGGATGCCATGGCTTCTGCCACTAATGGTTGGCATACTCTACTGGAAGGGTTAACTTTTGCTGACAAGTACGGTAAAGCCTTAAATTGGACACAAAAAGACGAGCATAGTATTATTAAATCAGTTCAAGGGGCTTTTTGTCAAGAGGTGGATCAAGATTTTAATTTTGCTTCAGGATTGGCAATTTTATTTGACCTTGCTAAAGAGTTACGCCGTGAAGGTAATATCCTCACCCATGAGGGACAAACTACTCTTTCTTCTCAAGAGTTAGGGGATAAATGGCATACTTTAGTTACCCTCGCTGGAGTGTTGGGATTAGAGGGGAGGGCGCTGGATCAATCTTCTTCTACCGATGACATCACAGATAATGAGATTGAAACCTTAGTACAACAAAGGTTAGAGGCTCGAAAGGCAAAAAATTATGCAGAAGGGGATAGGATTCGAGATTTGTTAAAAGAGCAAGGGATTACTTTGATTGATGCACCGGGTGGCGTGACAAAATGGCATCGTTAG
- a CDS encoding diguanylate cyclase: MSNAMKRARELVARYGGEEFAVILPHIDSPQALSLAKLMQENIRGNQTRGRFGGKVWRRRVCSNFISHLLGGSLSSCQAPL; this comes from the coding sequence ATGAGTAATGCGATGAAGCGCGCCCGGGAATTAGTAGCGAGATATGGTGGAGAAGAATTTGCCGTAATATTACCCCATATCGATTCCCCACAGGCTCTCAGTTTAGCAAAGTTGATGCAAGAAAATATTAGAGGAAATCAGACGAGAGGGAGATTTGGTGGCAAGGTATGGAGGAGAAGAGTTTGTAGTAATTTTATCTCACACTTGCTCGGAGGAAGCCTCTCAAGTTGCCAAGCGCCTTTGTGA
- a CDS encoding GGDEF domain-containing protein: MARYGGEEFVVILSHTCSEEASQVAKRLCDKVRSLNIPHESSSFGYVTISMGVVCQVPSSDETPEKLILKADNALYSAKHQGRNQFIIA; this comes from the coding sequence GTGGCAAGGTATGGAGGAGAAGAGTTTGTAGTAATTTTATCTCACACTTGCTCGGAGGAAGCCTCTCAAGTTGCCAAGCGCCTTTGTGACAAGGTTAGGTCTTTGAATATTCCCCATGAAAGCTCTTCCTTTGGCTATGTTACCATCAGCATGGGGGTAGTTTGTCAGGTGCCTAGCAGTGATGAAACCCCAGAAAAGTTGATTTTAAAGGCTGATAATGCTTTATACTCAGCTAAACATCAAGGCAGAAATCAATTTATTATTGCTTAA
- a CDS encoding DUF1825 family protein, which yields MGFFDSEVVQQEAKQLFEDYQSLSRLGSEFGKFDREGKKIFIDKMENMMERYHIFMKRFELSDDFMAKMTVEQLKTQLGQFGTTPEQMFQQMHFTLERMKKEI from the coding sequence ATGGGATTTTTTGATTCGGAAGTAGTACAACAAGAAGCAAAACAACTATTTGAGGATTATCAGTCTTTAAGTCGTCTCGGTAGTGAGTTTGGGAAATTTGACCGAGAAGGGAAAAAAATATTTATTGACAAGATGGAAAATATGATGGAACGTTATCATATTTTTATGAAGCGATTTGAATTGTCTGATGATTTTATGGCAAAAATGACGGTAGAGCAATTAAAAACTCAGTTAGGTCAATTTGGCACAACTCCAGAACAAATGTTTCAACAAATGCACTTTACCCTCGAAAGAATGAAAAAAGAAATCTAA
- a CDS encoding NINE protein, with protein MEQFSLDSFEGHGKKKIIAILLAFVGAIAPFGGLHKFYVGQPIWGAIYLFLGWHSPITRIACAVDAVLYIAQFSSQWGFQNNSATTTTITQINQQSLQAKSTVEIAEAIRQLESLRQEGLVSEYEFEQKRRQLLD; from the coding sequence GTGGAACAATTCTCTTTAGACTCATTTGAAGGTCACGGAAAAAAGAAAATAATTGCGATTTTACTAGCATTTGTAGGGGCTATAGCGCCCTTCGGCGGATTACATAAATTTTATGTGGGGCAACCGATTTGGGGCGCAATTTATCTATTCTTAGGATGGCATAGCCCCATTACACGCATTGCTTGTGCGGTGGATGCGGTGTTGTATATTGCCCAATTTTCCAGCCAGTGGGGTTTTCAGAATAATTCAGCAACCACTACAACCATTACACAAATCAATCAGCAATCTTTACAAGCTAAAAGCACCGTAGAAATAGCGGAGGCTATTCGCCAATTAGAAAGCCTACGTCAAGAAGGTTTGGTATCGGAGTATGAATTTGAGCAAAAACGCCGTCAATTATTGGATTAA
- the dndD gene encoding DNA sulfur modification protein DndD has translation MMIFKELILENFGPYRGRNIINLAPVTAENNAPIILIGGMNGGGKTTLLDSLKLALYGRRAECAQKNNSSYNDFLLKSINRHAKLGENTKIELTFEHLINDQWIELKIVRYWQHNVKDGKDNLGIIEGEFPDLNLIDHWDDYIEEVLPLGISNLFLFDGEQVKELAEKDTPSPLVISAMKSLLGLELADQLSIDLDVLISRKQKASLQEKEQKKLTQLEQELQALENNRKLLIKDLDNAEKQLKQAQKIYNKTSISFREEGNKIASKKSQLQQKREETNKQIEEVYCQLRQLASQSLPLNLILSALHQLKQQLAEEEENKKLISAHELLNIKDQELLIFLKDLNLSEEKYSKIKLYIDHKQKENQEKINIANNYLEGKEKDFLYIQSLLTYNLPNQQKKAQELIEKKQELNQELDNLDLIIAKTQSPKTYQELELAYNQAHQEVMNSKSQLEILKKERENLDRNITTKKKEVESYSNRKINDLDTQHLTEMMPKVKETLVLFKEKITQKKLNRLELEVTNSFRYLLHKSNFVQRIAIDEKDFSLSIYGTEGNQISKNRLSAGEKQLLAISLLWGLAKVTTRPLPVAIDTPLARLDSSHRHNLLERYFPSASHQVILLSTDTEIGEMEVQQLRQQEVINREYLLDYDSKTNETTIKNGYFF, from the coding sequence ATAATGATATTTAAAGAATTAATTTTAGAAAATTTTGGACCATATCGAGGAAGAAATATCATAAATCTAGCGCCCGTCACCGCAGAAAATAACGCTCCAATTATTTTAATAGGCGGTATGAATGGAGGCGGAAAAACAACCCTTTTAGATAGTCTTAAATTAGCACTTTATGGACGTAGGGCGGAGTGCGCTCAAAAAAATAATTCCAGTTATAATGACTTCTTATTAAAATCCATTAATCGCCATGCCAAACTAGGTGAAAATACCAAAATTGAATTAACCTTTGAACATTTAATTAATGACCAATGGATTGAACTAAAAATCGTGCGCTATTGGCAACATAACGTCAAAGATGGTAAGGATAATTTAGGTATTATTGAAGGAGAATTTCCCGACCTAAATTTAATCGATCATTGGGATGATTATATCGAAGAAGTATTACCTTTAGGTATATCTAACTTATTTCTTTTTGATGGTGAACAAGTCAAAGAATTAGCTGAAAAAGACACCCCCTCACCATTAGTCATTAGTGCCATGAAATCATTACTAGGACTAGAATTAGCCGATCAATTATCTATTGATTTGGATGTATTAATTAGTCGCAAACAAAAAGCATCTTTACAAGAAAAAGAACAAAAAAAATTAACACAACTAGAACAAGAATTACAAGCATTAGAAAATAATAGAAAGTTACTAATTAAAGACTTAGACAATGCAGAAAAACAATTAAAACAAGCTCAAAAAATATATAATAAAACCTCCATTAGTTTTCGAGAAGAAGGGAACAAAATTGCTTCCAAAAAATCTCAACTCCAACAAAAAAGGGAAGAAACTAATAAACAAATTGAAGAAGTTTATTGTCAACTAAGACAATTAGCATCTCAATCTTTACCCCTTAATCTCATCCTTAGCGCCCTCCACCAATTAAAACAACAATTAGCAGAAGAAGAAGAAAACAAAAAATTAATTAGCGCCCATGAATTACTAAATATTAAAGATCAAGAATTATTAATTTTTTTAAAAGACTTGAACCTATCAGAAGAAAAATATTCAAAAATAAAACTTTATATCGACCATAAGCAAAAAGAAAATCAAGAAAAAATTAACATAGCTAATAACTATTTAGAAGGAAAGGAAAAAGACTTTCTATATATACAAAGTCTTTTAACCTATAACTTACCAAATCAACAAAAAAAAGCCCAAGAATTAATCGAAAAAAAGCAAGAATTAAACCAAGAATTAGATAACCTCGACTTAATCATTGCCAAAACTCAATCCCCAAAAACATATCAAGAATTAGAATTAGCCTATAATCAAGCTCATCAAGAAGTAATGAATAGTAAATCTCAGCTAGAAATTTTGAAAAAAGAGCGAGAAAACTTAGACCGAAATATCACGACAAAAAAGAAAGAAGTAGAAAGCTACAGCAACAGAAAAATTAACGATTTAGATACGCAACACCTCACCGAAATGATGCCAAAAGTAAAAGAAACCTTAGTATTATTCAAAGAAAAAATAACCCAGAAAAAATTAAATAGACTAGAATTAGAAGTAACCAATTCCTTTCGTTATCTACTGCACAAATCAAACTTTGTACAGAGAATTGCCATTGATGAAAAAGACTTTTCCTTGAGTATTTACGGCACAGAAGGAAATCAAATTAGTAAAAATAGACTATCAGCCGGAGAAAAACAACTCCTCGCCATTTCCCTGCTGTGGGGATTAGCCAAAGTGACAACGCGCCCTTTACCCGTCGCCATTGATACCCCCCTCGCCCGACTAGACTCCAGCCATCGCCATAATCTCTTGGAAAGATACTTTCCCAGCGCCTCTCACCAAGTCATATTACTATCCACTGATACCGAAATTGGTGAAATGGAAGTGCAACAACTGCGACAACAAGAAGTTATTAACCGAGAATATTTACTGGATTATGACAGTAAAACCAATGAAACCACCATTAAAAACGGGTACTTTTTTTGA
- a CDS encoding molybdopterin molybdotransferase MoeA yields MIDVKTATEIINQNWLNFGETFTSCDELTSVTLAQNVSADRDYPPAPLARMDGIAVSWQQYQQGKREFIISGIIGAGQPPQNYPLDTAIEVMTGAVLPLGFDLVIPYEDLEIRQKSAIIAKEEGRFCGQFIHEKGSDCLAETNILQPAMKLHGARWGIIASMGKNVVKSMAIPRINLISTGNELVEITDIPQPYQLRKSNIYALKASLLQRGFNHITLTHLQDDPDEIRQHYDQATANHDILIYSGGVSKGKFDYLPSIWEEKGAVKHFHRVAQKPGKPLWLGVDYERKTMIFGLPGNPVSSLVCLHRYILQNPPQYAKLTQDVIFEPNLTYFQPVKISYSEDATTSALPLAIKNSGEFIALAQSDGFIELPATKSHFYKGESFPLYLW; encoded by the coding sequence ATGATTGATGTCAAAACAGCCACGGAAATAATTAATCAAAATTGGCTTAACTTCGGTGAAACTTTCACCAGTTGTGATGAATTAACTTCTGTCACATTAGCTCAAAATGTCAGCGCGGATCGAGACTATCCCCCAGCGCCCCTCGCCCGTATGGATGGTATTGCGGTATCATGGCAACAGTATCAGCAGGGAAAAAGGGAATTTATCATTTCAGGTATTATCGGGGCTGGACAACCTCCTCAAAATTATCCCTTAGATACCGCTATCGAAGTCATGACGGGTGCTGTTTTACCATTGGGCTTTGATTTGGTCATTCCTTACGAAGACCTCGAAATTAGGCAAAAAAGTGCGATTATAGCGAAAGAGGAAGGGCGCTTTTGCGGTCAATTTATCCATGAAAAAGGTAGTGATTGCCTAGCAGAAACAAATATATTACAACCAGCAATGAAATTACACGGCGCGCGCTGGGGCATAATTGCTTCTATGGGTAAAAATGTAGTCAAATCCATGGCAATCCCTCGTATTAACCTAATTTCTACAGGTAACGAATTGGTGGAAATCACTGATATACCGCAACCCTATCAACTTAGAAAGTCCAATATTTACGCTCTTAAAGCCTCTCTACTGCAACGAGGTTTTAACCATATTACTCTAACTCATCTCCAAGATGATCCCGACGAAATTCGTCAACATTATGATCAAGCTACCGCTAACCATGATATTTTAATCTACTCTGGGGGAGTATCCAAAGGAAAATTTGATTATTTACCCTCTATCTGGGAGGAGAAGGGCGCTGTTAAACACTTTCATAGAGTAGCACAAAAACCGGGCAAACCCCTTTGGTTGGGTGTTGACTATGAGCGAAAAACCATGATTTTTGGCTTACCCGGCAATCCCGTTTCTAGTTTAGTGTGCCTACATCGTTATATTCTCCAAAATCCCCCACAATATGCCAAACTAACTCAAGACGTCATTTTTGAACCGAATTTAACATATTTTCAACCCGTAAAAATCAGTTATAGTGAAGATGCTACCACCAGCGCCCTTCCCCTTGCCATCAAAAACTCAGGAGAATTTATTGCCTTAGCACAAAGTGATGGATTTATCGAACTTCCAGCCACAAAATCCCACTTTTATAAAGGGGAATCTTTCCCACTTTATCTATGGTAA
- a CDS encoding YraN family protein, with amino-acid sequence MKSKGVGALGEDVTDFWLKCQGYRILHRGWRSRWGEIDIIAYHDNFLIFIEVKTRKKYNWDHGGLLAVNDSKQNKLRLTAEIFLSVNPQYQDVSCRFDIVCLRYYLSSENPDQEQFKLLNDSCIIYDKYKFEVAFYLKNAF; translated from the coding sequence ATGAAAAGCAAAGGGGTAGGGGCGCTGGGTGAAGATGTTACTGATTTTTGGTTAAAATGTCAGGGGTATAGAATATTACATCGTGGTTGGCGCAGTCGTTGGGGAGAAATCGATATTATTGCTTATCATGATAATTTTTTGATTTTCATTGAAGTTAAAACCAGAAAAAAATATAATTGGGATCATGGTGGGCTTTTAGCTGTTAATGATAGTAAACAAAATAAATTAAGATTAACTGCGGAAATTTTTTTAAGCGTTAATCCTCAATATCAAGATGTATCTTGTCGTTTTGATATTGTTTGTCTTCGTTATTATTTAAGTTCAGAAAATCCAGATCAAGAACAATTTAAGTTGTTAAATGATTCCTGTATTATCTATGACAAATATAAATTTGAAGTTGCTTTCTATTTGAAAAATGCTTTTTAA
- the uvrB gene encoding excinuclease ABC subunit UvrB: MFKLQAPFNPTGDQPRAIKSIMEAMENGDRFHTLLGATGTGKTYTVANIISQCHKPTLVLAHNKTLAAQLCEELRQFFPHNAVEYFVSYYDYYQPEAYIPVTDTYIEKTASVNDEIDMLRHSATRSLFERQDVIVVASISCIYGLGIPSEYLKASLKLAINQEYDPRQLLRDLVTIQYTRNDIELSRGSFRLQGDVLEIVPAYEDRIIRLEFFGDEIEAISLLDPVDGSIIEQLERINIYPAKHFVTPQEQLGRALEEINMELDLRVTELEKEGKLVEAQRIKQKTRYDLEMLTEVGYCNGVENYSRHLTGRKSGQPPECLIDYFPDDWLLIVDESHVTVPQIRGMYNGDQARKGVLIEHGFRLPSARDNRPLKADEFWQKVNQCLFVSATPSPWEIEKSEGKISEQIIRPTGILDPEIFLRPTQHQIDDLLGEIKERVKQKERVLITTLTKKMSEDLTTYLQERGIKVQYLHSEIKSIERIEILQSLRSGEFDVLIGVNLLREGLDLPEVSLVVIMDADKEGFLRSEKSLIQTIGRAARHVRGQAILYADNFTQSMEKALNETNRRREIQMEYNIKNNIIPTSINKNYSSSILEFLDISRRLNSQQLEQVYEHIEEISLDKIPELIKQFEEEMKTCAKNLEFEKAGELRDKIKHLRSKLINN; encoded by the coding sequence ATGTTCAAATTACAAGCGCCCTTCAACCCCACAGGAGATCAACCCCGTGCCATAAAATCTATTATGGAAGCCATGGAAAATGGTGATCGTTTTCATACTTTATTAGGTGCGACAGGCACGGGAAAAACCTATACTGTCGCCAATATTATCAGTCAGTGTCACAAACCAACCCTAGTTTTAGCGCACAATAAAACCCTAGCGGCGCAATTGTGTGAGGAATTACGCCAATTTTTCCCTCATAATGCGGTGGAATATTTCGTCAGTTATTACGATTATTACCAGCCCGAGGCATATATTCCCGTTACCGATACCTACATCGAAAAAACCGCCTCGGTTAATGATGAAATCGATATGTTGCGCCACAGCGCCACTCGCTCCTTATTCGAGCGCCAAGATGTTATCGTGGTAGCGTCTATCAGTTGTATTTATGGTTTGGGTATCCCCTCAGAATATCTCAAAGCATCCCTCAAATTGGCAATTAATCAGGAATATGATCCCCGTCAATTATTGCGCGATTTAGTCACCATTCAATATACTCGCAATGATATTGAACTATCACGGGGTAGTTTTCGACTGCAAGGGGATGTTTTAGAAATCGTCCCAGCCTACGAAGACCGCATTATTAGGCTCGAATTTTTCGGAGATGAAATCGAAGCAATTTCCCTTTTAGACCCTGTTGATGGCTCAATAATCGAGCAATTAGAGCGAATTAACATCTACCCTGCTAAACACTTCGTTACCCCTCAAGAGCAGTTGGGGAGGGCGCTGGAAGAAATTAACATGGAGTTAGATTTACGGGTGACAGAGTTAGAAAAAGAGGGGAAATTAGTAGAAGCACAACGCATCAAACAAAAAACCCGTTATGACTTAGAAATGTTAACAGAGGTGGGATACTGTAATGGCGTGGAGAATTATTCGCGCCATTTAACAGGTAGAAAATCAGGGCAACCGCCGGAATGTTTAATCGATTATTTTCCAGATGATTGGTTATTAATAGTAGATGAATCCCATGTTACAGTACCACAAATTAGGGGAATGTATAACGGTGATCAAGCCCGTAAAGGAGTGTTAATTGAGCATGGTTTTCGCTTACCTAGCGCCCGTGACAATCGACCTTTAAAAGCTGATGAATTTTGGCAAAAAGTTAATCAATGTTTATTTGTTTCTGCCACTCCTAGCCCATGGGAAATTGAAAAATCGGAAGGCAAAATTTCGGAGCAAATAATTCGCCCTACAGGTATTTTAGACCCAGAAATCTTTTTACGCCCTACCCAACATCAAATCGATGACTTATTGGGAGAAATCAAAGAAAGAGTAAAACAAAAAGAAAGGGTATTAATTACTACTTTAACTAAAAAGATGTCAGAAGATTTAACCACTTATTTACAAGAAAGGGGAATAAAAGTACAGTATTTACACTCAGAAATTAAGTCCATAGAAAGAATAGAGATTTTGCAAAGTTTGCGTAGTGGTGAATTTGATGTATTAATCGGAGTTAACCTATTACGAGAGGGTTTAGACTTACCTGAAGTTTCTTTGGTAGTGATTATGGATGCTGATAAAGAAGGGTTTTTGCGTTCTGAAAAATCATTAATTCAAACCATCGGGCGCGCGGCACGTCATGTGCGAGGACAAGCCATTTTATATGCTGATAATTTCACTCAAAGTATGGAAAAAGCGTTAAATGAAACTAATCGCCGTCGAGAAATTCAGATGGAATATAACATTAAAAATAATATTATTCCCACATCAATTAATAAAAATTATAGTAGTTCCATTTTAGAGTTTTTGGATATATCAAGGCGCTTAAACTCTCAACAATTAGAGCAAGTTTATGAACATATTGAAGAAATTAGTCTTGATAAAATTCCTGAGTTAATTAAACAATTTGAAGAGGAGATGAAAACCTGTGCTAAAAATTTAGAGTTTGAAAAAGCAGGAGAATTGAGAGATAAAATCAAACACTTACGAAGTAAGTTAATTAATAATTGA
- a CDS encoding Abi family protein — protein sequence MSKAGKEFVKPPLTIEEQIQLLTGRGLIINNIISVKHHLRFIGYYRLSAYFLPFCVNNTQEKSHNFQENVTFEDILNIYIFDRKLRLLVLDAIERIEIAVRAVVSDTSSLKYGKNWYEDKHLFDNKFNHQKFIEKIKEDIDYHNIKNNSQNSLKKSEVFINHYYQKYTSPDLPPSWMVFQLLPFGSVSRVYKHLNDLDLKKEIARIINIPYPILDSWLHSLSYLRNISAHHGRLWNRTFTIKPKIINKCKKDVPYNDKFFAIVFMINYCLNEITMNSYWLTNLEKLIKEYPDISIEKMGFPKNWRSLSIWK from the coding sequence TTGAGTAAAGCTGGAAAAGAGTTTGTTAAACCCCCTCTGACTATTGAAGAACAGATACAATTATTAACCGGTCGGGGACTAATTATTAATAATATCATCTCGGTCAAACATCATTTAAGATTTATTGGTTATTATCGTTTATCCGCTTATTTTTTGCCTTTTTGTGTCAACAACACACAAGAGAAAAGTCACAATTTTCAAGAAAATGTTACTTTTGAAGATATTTTAAATATATATATATTTGACCGCAAGTTACGTTTGCTAGTTTTAGATGCAATTGAAAGAATAGAAATAGCGGTTAGGGCAGTTGTGTCAGATACATCTTCCTTAAAATATGGGAAGAATTGGTATGAAGATAAGCATTTATTCGATAATAAATTTAATCATCAAAAATTTATTGAAAAAATAAAAGAAGATATTGACTATCATAATATAAAAAATAACTCTCAAAATTCTCTAAAAAAATCAGAAGTTTTTATCAATCACTATTATCAAAAATATACTAGCCCAGACTTGCCTCCTAGTTGGATGGTATTTCAATTATTACCTTTTGGTAGTGTTTCTCGTGTTTATAAACATTTAAATGATTTAGATTTAAAAAAGGAAATAGCAAGAATAATTAATATTCCGTATCCCATTCTTGATTCATGGTTACATAGTTTATCTTATCTCAGAAATATCTCGGCTCATCATGGTAGATTGTGGAATCGTACTTTTACTATCAAGCCTAAAATTATTAATAAATGTAAAAAAGATGTCCCTTACAATGATAAATTTTTTGCAATAGTTTTTATGATTAATTACTGCTTAAATGAAATTACTATGAATAGTTATTGGTTAACTAACTTGGAAAAATTAATAAAAGAATATCCTGATATTAGTATTGAAAAAATGGGTTTTCCTAAAAATTGGCGAAGTTTATCAATATGGAAATAA
- a CDS encoding Rpn family recombination-promoting nuclease/putative transposase, whose protein sequence is MSRNFIVLSKVAQAIEEITDRNVKSNLTAACAILANLVISENIIKGILRSDIMQESPIYQEIYHAGELRGELKGKLEGKLEIALNLLKKGLTINEIVEITGLSLSLVESLSPKN, encoded by the coding sequence GTGTCAAGAAATTTTATAGTATTAAGTAAAGTGGCTCAAGCTATTGAGGAGATTACCGATAGAAATGTTAAAAGTAATCTAACGGCGGCGTGCGCTATTTTAGCTAACTTAGTTATTTCAGAAAACATTATTAAAGGTATTTTAAGGAGCGATATTATGCAAGAATCACCTATTTATCAAGAAATTTATCACGCTGGTGAGTTGAGAGGTGAATTAAAAGGCAAATTAGAGGGCAAATTAGAGATTGCGCTTAATTTACTAAAAAAAGGATTAACCATTAATGAAATTGTTGAGATAACTGGCTTATCTCTTAGTTTAGTTGAAAGTTTAAGCCCAAAAAATTAA
- the sfsA gene encoding DNA/RNA nuclease SfsA, whose amino-acid sequence MIYQYPTLREGKLLKRYKRFLADIELDNGEIITAHCANTGPMIGVCDIGSKVQVSVSDNPKRKLPYSWEMIAVGENSTWVGINTSLPNRIVKTLLENQLIENLAGKYDKVKSEVKFGHDGKSRIDFVLTGDNNQPPIYLEVKNTTLSDEPNIVLFPDTETTRGQKHLQELIALTAENVIPVMLYFINRNDCEYFAVGSKYDLKYGNLFAEAREKGVMILPCRFEVTPQGVSYLGLAKITPVL is encoded by the coding sequence ATGATTTATCAATACCCTACTTTACGAGAAGGAAAACTTCTCAAACGTTACAAACGATTTTTAGCTGATATAGAGTTAGATAACGGTGAAATCATTACTGCCCATTGCGCCAATACTGGTCCTATGATTGGAGTATGTGATATTGGTAGTAAGGTGCAGGTATCTGTCAGCGATAATCCTAAGCGCAAGTTGCCTTACAGTTGGGAAATGATTGCGGTGGGTGAAAATTCTACTTGGGTGGGGATTAATACCAGTTTACCCAATCGCATTGTTAAAACTCTGTTAGAAAATCAACTGATTGAAAATTTAGCAGGAAAGTATGACAAGGTTAAAAGTGAAGTAAAATTTGGTCATGATGGCAAAAGTCGCATTGATTTTGTTTTGACTGGTGACAATAATCAACCGCCAATTTATTTAGAGGTCAAAAATACTACTTTAAGTGATGAACCTAATATCGTTTTATTTCCTGATACTGAGACTACCAGAGGGCAAAAACATTTACAAGAGTTAATTGCTTTAACCGCAGAAAATGTTATCCCTGTGATGCTTTATTTTATTAATCGTAATGATTGTGAATATTTCGCTGTGGGTAGTAAATATGATCTGAAATACGGAAATTTATTTGCTGAAGCGAGGGAAAAAGGGGTAATGATTCTGCCTTGTCGTTTTGAGGTTACTCCTCAAGGGGTTAGTTATTTGGGTTTAGCGAAGATTACCCCTGTTTTGTAA